The Stigmatella aurantiaca DW4/3-1 genome contains the following window.
TCTGGCCGATGGGAAGATCATCCTCAATGGCCGTGCCCTGCTCGGCTCGGATGTCGCCATCCGCCGGGGCCACCTGCGCCTGCCCGATGGAGGTGTCTACCAACTCGTCCCCGGCGAGTCCCAACGCTTCAAGGCCTACCGCGTCCAGCACAACCAAGCCCGCGGCCCCTATAAAGGAGGCATCCGCTACCACCGCGAGGTGTCCCTGGACCTCTTCAAGGCCCTGGCCGCGGAGATGACCTGGAAGACGGCCATCTCCGAGGTCCCCTTCGGCGGCGGCAAGGGCGGCATCCAGATCGATCCGCGCCAGTACGGCAAGGAGGAGCTGGAGAACATCACCTTGCGCTTCATGTACAAGCTCAAGAACCTCATCGGGCCCAACATCGACATCCCCGCCCCGGACGTGGGCACCAACGGGGAGATCATGGCCCTCATGTACCGGCAGTACTCGGACGGTGAGCGCGAGCGCCACCACCTGCGCGGCATCGTCACCGGCAAGGACGTGCGCATCGGCGGCTCCGAGGGCCGCGCCAAGGCCACCGGCCAGGGCGTCGCCTTCTGCATCGAGGACTACTACGCCGATCGCGGCGAGTCCGTGAAGGGGAAGACCTTCATCCTCCAGGGCTTCGGCAACGTGGGCAGCCACGGCGCCGCCATCCTCTCCAGCATGGGCGCCCGCCTGCTGGCCGTGAACGACGCCGACGGCACCATCTTCAACGGGGATGGCATCGACGTGAACGCGCTCATGGCCTACGTCCAGGATCCGCAGAACCTCAAGCGCAGCGTCCTCGGCTTCCCGGGCGCCCAGCGCATCGAGAAGAAGGACCTCTGGGACATTCAGGCAGACATCCTGCTGCCCGCGGCACTCGGCGGGGAGATCACCGCGGGCATCGCCGAGCGGCTCAAGGTCAAGCTCGTCGCCGAGGGCGCCAACGGCCCCACCACCCCCGAGGCCGACCGCGTGCTCCTCAAGCGCGGCATCGATCTCATCCCGGACATCATCGCCAACGCGGGCGGTGTGACGGTGAGCTACTACGAGTGGATCCAGAACAAGCGCATGGAGCGCTGGAGCGAGGCCGAGGTGGATCAGCGCCTGGAGAAGGCGATGAAGCGCAACTACCGCATCATCCGCGACATCTCCCGCAACCAGCCGCGCAAGACCGAGATGCATGACAGCCGTCCGTACTGCATCGGCAAGAGCGTGGACCCGCGCTGCGCCGCGATGATCCTCGCCCTCAAGCGCATCGAGGCCCACTACCTCCTCGAAGGCTTCTCGCAGTAGGCCCCCGCCGCCGCCTTGGGCGGCCGCGAGCCTCTTCCTGGGCACGGTCCGTTTCGCGGGCCGTGCCCTTCGTCCGTCAGTGCATCACCCGCTCGCGGTCCACCAGCAGCAGGGGCGCGTCATCCTGCGTCTCGTAGGCGACGACCCGCAGGCCCACGCCGCGGCTGTTGCCCTCCCGCCCATCCTTGCGCCCGTAGGCCAACGCCACCTGGTAGCGCACCTCGCACAGGCACGTCATCTCCGTGCCGTCCTCCCCCGCGAAGGTGACCTTCAGCTTCTCGCCCAGCGGCATGGGCTCGCGCGTCTCCACGAACATGCCTCGGGCACTGATGTTGCGTCCGATGCCCCGCGTCATTCCATCCCGCGTGCTCAAGTACACCGTGAAAACCTTGTCGAACCGAAGGTTTGAGCGCCGTTCTTCCACGCGAGCATGCCTCCCAGAGGGGGTTGATGCGCTCAACCTACATGGTGGTTTCATGTAGTCAAAATATCCACCCTGGTATACCTTGACGCACCCTGTCGCCCCCCTCCGGAATCGCGCGGCGGCGGACAGAGGGGGCGTGGAGCCCGGTATCATGGGCTTTGGTTTGATCCCCTCCCCTCCCTGGAAAGCCCGCGCCGTGATCCGTTGCCTCCTGGTCCTCTGCTTGCTGCTGCCCGCGTTCGCCCATGCGGATGTGGACCCCCGCTTCGCCCGGCTGAGGGACACCGCCGAGCCCCTGGGGGGATTGGGGGCGTTTCTCGAGCGCTACATCGGTGAGTGCGGAAGCCTGTTCGCCTCCTCGGACTGCCGCACCAAGGCGGACGCCTTCCGCAAGCACTACCGGGGCAAGCGGATGTACATGATCGTCACCGAGGAAGTGGCGACCATGGTCGCCCCCGGCGCCTACCAGCCGAACAGCGGCAACTTCTCCATCCACGTCACCCCGTCCTTCCCCGGCGGCCGCTACACCCTCACCGAGGGCACCCCCAAGAAGACGGACGCCGAGGGCAACCCCCTCCTGCCGGTGATGACCGTGACCGGGACATCGCCCCGAGGCTGGAACGGCGGCGTGTTCTCGCGGCTGTTCTCCTCCAAGGGCGTCCGGGTCCAGGTCATCTTCACGCCGCTGGACATCTGGAGCCTGCCCCACCCCAGCGGAGGGAAGACTTTCGGGGTGTCCGCGCGCATCGAGGCCCTGCTCGTGACGGAGGGGCGCACCGGCCAGGAGCTGGGCCTGTGGCTCGACGGGAAGGACGCCCCCAAGAAGAAGTAGGCCTCCCCCGGCCGGGAGCCCGTCAGGGTGCCAGCGCCAGGTACTGCTGCACATCGCCCCGCTGCACGCGCAGCAGGACGTTGGGGCCCATCTCGCCCCGCTCCAGGATCGCGCGCACGCCCGCCACATCCTTCACGCGCCGCCGGTTCACCTCGGTGATGACATCCCCCGCCGTCACCCCGGCCTGCGCCGCGGCGCTGCGGGGAACCACCCCCGTGACGAGCGCCCCCGAGTACGCGGTGTTGCCCGTGGAGGCGGCCACCTCCGGGGACAGATCCTTCAGCATCAGCCCCAGTTCGTCCATGTTCCCAGGGCTGGCCAGCGCCTGCAGCGTCTCGGGCGCCGGGCGCGCGGCCAGCTTCACCGACACCTCCTGCTTGGCGCCCTCGCGCATCAACGTCAGCTTCGTCTCCGTGCCGGGAGCCAGCAGCGCCACCTTGCGCAGCAGTTGGAGGTAGGAATCGATGGTCTTGCCGTTGACGGCCAGGACTTGATCCCCCGAGCGAATGCCCGCCTCCGCGGCGGGACTGCGGCGATAGACATGCCGCACCACCAGGTAGCGCTCGACCTGCCCGGCGTGCGCATCGTCGATGTCCACGCCCAGCCACCCTCGCTCCAGGCGCCCGTTCTCGCGCAGGTTGGGCAGCAGATCCTTCACCAGGTTGATGGGCACCGCGAAGCCAATGCCTTGCCCCTGGCTCATGATGGCGGTGTTCACCCCCACCACCTCGCCGCGCATGTTGAACAAGGGCCCGCCGGAATTGCCGGGGTTGATGAGCGCATCCGTCTGGATGAAGTCATCGAAGACATCCACGCCCAGCACGCGCTCCTTCGCGGAGATCATCCCGTGAGACACCGAGTGGTCCAACCCAAACGGGTTGCCGATGGCGACCACCCAGTCTCCCACCTCGAGGCGATCCGAGTCTCCCAGGTACACCGCCGGCAGTGGCGCGGGCCCCACGCCTCGCAGCCGCAGCAACGCCACATCCGTGGAGGCATCCCGGCCCACCACCTCGGCGGGAAACTCCCGGCCGTCCGACAACCCCACATCGATGCTCTGGGCCCGGGCCACGACGTGGTTGTTCGTCACCACCAAGCCGTCCGGGGTGAGCACGAAGCCTGAGCCCGTCGAACGCCCCGCGGAGCTGGAGCGGGGCTGGGCGTTCAATGTGCTGATGCGAACGACGCTCGCCTCCACCGCGCGGATCAGCGGCGCCAGCGAGGTGGGCGGCACGAACTCGGGAATGTCCGCCCCCTTCCCGGCGGGCCGTTCCCGCCAGAGCGCCAGGGAGTTGGCTTCCGCGCGGTGCTCCTGCTCCGCCATCCAGACGGCGTGCTCACGCGACCGGGCTTGGAGCCACGGGTTCAGCCCCCCTTCGGCCCAGGCGGACGTGACGAATGCCAGGAAGAACAGCAGGCAGAAAGGGGCAAGAACGTGATGGCGCATGAGAGGACACATGACGGCAGGGGAAACAGCCACCCCTCCCGCCTATTTCCCCTGGGGCGGCCGGTCAAGCCTGTGCGGGCGGAACGTACTTCGCCACCTTCACCCGCGCGGGCCGGATGATCCGGTCCTTTAGCCGGTAACCCGCCCGGATCTCCGCCACCACCCGCTGGTCTTCCTGCGGCTCAGGGGTGATCTCCATGTCGGCGGCCTCGGCCGTGTTGGGGTCATACATCTGCCCCACCACTTGAATCCGCTCGATGCCCGCGGCCTGTACCTTGGCCAGCAGCCCATCCCGGATCATCCGGACCCCCTGGCCCAGCGAGGAGTTCGCCCCCGGGCCGCTCATGGTGAGGCAGCGATCCAGCTCGTCGATGGCCTCCAGCAACGTCACGGCCACGTTGCCGCGCTCCACGTCGATCATCCGCTCCCGCTCGCGCGAGAGCCGCTGCTTGAACTCCTCGCGGTCCTTGTCGAGCGTCTGATACGCCCGCGCCAGCTCATCCAGGCGGCGCCGGGTGGCCTCCAGCTCGGTCTCCAGTCGCTGCCGCTCCGCGTCTGCCGCTGCCCCGGTGGCCTCCTGCCGGGGAGGCGCCTCCTCCGGAGACGCCGAGGCATCCGCGGAAGTGGGCTGCGTGGGCTCCGCGGCGGGGGCCTGCTCCTGCTTTCCATTCTGGGTATGGCCGTTCATATGAACCTGCGCCGAGTCAGTGGCGCGCCTGGGCGCGCCCGGGTGGGTGTCGCTGATTGCCTACATCGCTGAACAGGCCGAACCTAACCGGCAGCACAGGCCTGTCAACGCGCGACCCACGGGTGCTCGCACTAGTGCTCGGAAGGCGCGGCCTCCTGCTCGAGCAGAAAGCCGTGGTCCACTTGCCCCGTCACCTCGTCGATAATCTCCACCTGCGCCGCACGCAGTGAGTAGTACAGCAGCCAACGCTCCGCCGCCGTGAGCGTCCCCGAAGGCAGGGCCTTTTCGATCTCCTGCACCGTGAGCCGCCCGTCCCTCAGCCCCTTGGCGAACAGCGCTTTCCGGGCCACATAGCTCTTGCCAATCCTGTTCTCCACGGAAGCCTCCTCCTCGTCTACCCAAGGTAATCCGCCCGCTAAAATGCCGCAGGGGGCCCCGGCAACAGGCCCCCTGCGTGGTCCTCAAGCAAGCAATCAGACGTCGCGCGACGAGCGAGCGTGCTGGGTGGGCGGTGTGCCCTCCTGGTTCTCGGTCGGGTGCGCGGAGACCACCTGCCGGGCCTCGGGGTGCAGCAACCCCCGGTCCGGCACCACCTTGGGTCCCAGCAGGATCGCCATGGCGTCCTCTTCCACGACCTCGGTGGCCAGCAACCGGGCCGCCAGTGCGTGCACCTTGTCCTTGTGGTTGGAGAGCACCTCCCGGGCCCGGTCGAGCGCCTCGCTGACGAGCTTGTTCACTTCCTCGTCCACCATGCGCGCCGTCTGTTCGGAGTAAGTGCGCGACTCGGGCAGCCCCGCCGAGCGCAGGAAGCCTGGGCCATGATCCGCGCCCAGCGCCACCGGCCCCAGCGAGCTCATGCCGTAGTCCCGCACCATCGCCCGGGCGATCTCCGTGGCCTGTTTGATGTCGTTCGAGGCACCGGTGGAGATCTCCCCGATGAAGAGCTCCTCCGCGGCCCGGCCGCCCATCATCCCCGCCATCTTGTCGCGCAACTCCTCCAGCGACATGAGGTACCGGTCCTCCAGCGGCAGCGACATGGTGTAGCCCAGCGCCGCCAGGCCGCGCGGGATGATGGACACCTTCGTCACCCGCTCCGCGTGGGGCAGCATCCAGCCCACCACGGCATGGCCGGCCTCGTGGTGCGCGACGATGTCCTTCTCGCGCTCGTTCATCCGGCGGTTCTTCTTCTCCAGGCCCGCCACCACCCGCTCGATGGCCTCCTCGAAATCCGCCCGCGTCACCGCGTCCCGGTTGCGCCGCGCGGCCAAGAGCGCCGCCTCGTTCACCACGTTGGCCAGGTCCGCGCCCGCGAACCCCGGCGTGCGCGCCGCCAGGCCCTTCAGGTCCACGTCCGGCCCCAGCTTCACCTGCCGCGAGTGGATCTCCAGCACGCGCTCACGGCCCCGCTTGTCCGGCCGATCCACCAGCACCTGGCGATCGAAGCGTCCCGGGCGCATGAGGGCGCTGTCGAGAATCTCCGGACGGTTGGTGGCCGCCAGGATGATGAGGCCCGTGCGCCCATCGAAGCCGTCCATCTCCGCCAGCAACTGGTTGAGTGTCTGCTCACGCTCGTCATGGCCTCCGGCCACGCCCGAGTTGCGGCTCTTGCCGATGGCGTCCAGCTCGTCGATGAAGATGATGCACGGGGCCTTGGCGGTGGCCTGGCCGAACAGATCCCTCACGCGCGCAGCGCCCACGCCCACGAACATCTCCACGAACTCGGAGCCCGAGAGGCTGAAGAAGGGCACCCCCGCTTCACCCGCAACGGCCCGGGCCAGCAGCGTCTTGCCCGTTCCCGGAGGGCCCACCAGGAGCACGCCCTTGGGAATGCGCCCGCCCAGGCGGCGGAACTTCTCTGGCGTCTTGAGGAACTCGACGATCTCGCTCAGCTCCTCCACGGCCTCGTCCACACCGGCCACGTCCTTGAAGCCCACGCCGGTGTCGGCCTCCGCCTGCACCTTCGCGCGTGTCTTGCCGAAGCTCATCACGCTCTGCGGCCCCTGGCCCATGCCCCCAGCCACCCGCCGCATCATGAAACTCCAGAACAGGAACACCAGCAGCATGGGGATGAGCCAGATCCACAGCACATCCGAGATGCCGGACTGGGGCACGGCCTCGTACTGAACGCCCTTCTGCTCCAGCAGGTCGACGAGCTTGTCGTCCCCCGGGACGCGGTAGGCCATCCACGGCAGCGAGGGCAGCTCGCCCCGCAACGATCGCTCCTGGCCCTGCGGCACCGGAGGCTGCGGGGAGGTGTCCTTGAGGGTGCCCTTCACCCACTCCGGTGAGACATAGACCCGGGTGAACTGTCCATTTTCCACCGCCTGCCGGAACTGGCTGTAGCTGACCCGGCGCACCCCCGCGTCATGGAAGACCTGACGGAACAGCAAGAAGCCCAGAACCAATAAAAGGATGTAGCCCAGCGGAGAGCCGAGCTTGAATCCCTTGGTCGACGCCGGCTTCTCCGGCTTCTTGGGCCCTCGGCCCATTCCAGAAGGTGTTGGTTCCTGCTTCATCGTCGGCACGCTCGCCCCTCCCCCGGGACCTTGCCCATGTGGCAAGGCATCACACCTGCGGGCCAAAGATGGTCACCTTCGTCTGTCCGTCAACCCGAGCTGCCAGCCCCCCTTGTCAACGTGTCAACAGACCGTCATCGGCAGCGGGTTCGATACATCGGTTGCCCCGTGAACTCCGAGCCCAACAGGTATCCGTCCCCATCGGCCAGGAACGCGATGGCCTCGGCCTGAGCCTGGCTGGCCCCAGGCACCTCCACCACCTGTCCTCCCATCAGGGCCGCGAGATCCGGGGCCTTGGGGCGGCGGACCTCCCACACGCGCGTGTAGGTGCGCAGCAGCAGCCGCTCCCCGGAAGGGTGCAGGGAAGCCCCCGTCGTCATGCGATCCACCCCCGAGGGCGCCTGGAGCGTCCCGAGCCGCGAGGCCCGGCCGGTCTCGCCCGGCCTCAGGTTCTCCAGCACGTAGACGTCGCCCAGCGATTCGGGGGTTTTGGTGATGACGGCCAGCTGGCCCGTGCTCGCATTCATGATGAGCGCCTCGGCATCGTGATGACCATCAGGGTAGACGAACGCCAGCGGTTCCACGGGGAGGGTGGCATCGGCGAGCTGCGTGGGCTCGGGCAACCGGAACAAGCGCACCTGCTGCCGGTCCCGGAGGTTGTCCCCGATGTCCGCCAGGTAGACGCAGGAGGCGGCTCTCTGCCCGGGCGCACAGGGCCCCACGGCGACGTCCTCGAGATCGAGCGGGGACGCTCCCGTCAGCGTGAGGGTGGCCAGCACCTTGCCCCCTTCATCGATGGCGTAGAGCCGGAAGCCGTTGTCCGAGTCGTTGTGGGCCCAGAAGACGCCTGGGTGAAGCGCACTGGCCGCCAGCCCGGACAGCTCTGGCAGCTCCGGGGGCACGGCGCCTGTGTGCTGAGGCTCGCTATAAAGGATGCAGCCAGGCACTCCGTCCGCGGGCACGTACCGGGAGGAGCCCCCTGCGTCCGGCGAGGAGGGAGGCGTGGGCAGGGAACGCGAGCAGGCACACAGCACGCCCACCAGCAGCCCCCACGCCAGGCGGCTCACTTCAGGTGTCCAGATCGAGCAGTTTCGCCAGGGTTCGCGCATCCGCATCCGGGAACTGGTACTGCGACATCTCCTCCAACAACACCCAGCGGTGGTCGTGCACGCGCAGGTGCTGGATGGGGGCCGCCGGGTCGCTCAGCCGACAGCGGAAGACGCGGAAGTCGATGTCATAGGTCGGGTACTCGTGCCGGGTGTGCATCGCCTGCTCGAGCACCACCACCCCGACGCCCATCTCCTCTTGGATCTCCCGGGCCAGGGCCTCGGGATCGGTCTCGCCCTCTTCCACGCGGCCCCCGGGAAACTCCCAGAGCAGGGGCAACGACGCCTTGGGCGGACGCTGGGTGATGAGGTAGCGCCCTTCTTCGTTCTGAAGCATCGCGCCGACAACGCGGACCTGACGGCGACCCATACGCCTCTCCTGTTCTTGCGAAAGGAGGGGCGGCGTAACACAGCGACTGCCCTCACGCCAACCACCCCCATCCCGGTTTGAGGCCCGCCAGGCCGCCCCCCTCTCCGGTCAGGGAGAAGACCCCCGTTTGCGCCGCCTCTCGCCCCCAGACGCCACCCGCCGGGGCGCAGCGCTCCGGGGCCGCTGGCGCGGGGCCGCGTGGACCAGGGCCGCCACCTCGCGCTCCGCTTCGGGCCGGCCGTACATCGGCCCCAGGCGAAACAGGTGCATGCGCAGGTCGTGGCCAAACTCCGCGCACGAGCCATAGCGATCGCTGCGCCGGGGCGACAGGGAGCGGCGGAGGATGGGGCGCAAGCCCGTGGGCAGCATGCGCGTGGCCTCCATCACGTCCCGTGCCGTCAGCGACCGGATGCGCTGGACAAACCCCTCGCTGAGGGTGCGCAGTTGCGTCTTCAAATCCGCGACGAGCACGGCCCCCGCCCGGTCCCGGGGACCCAGGGCCTGCGCCTCGTCCATGCGGCGCCTCAGCTCTCGCATCTCCTGGGAGAGCCGCTCAGCCCCCTCCACCAGGGGCCTGCCGGTGAGCACATGAAAGAGCACGGCCCCCAACGAGAACTGATCCGTGCGCCCATCCAGCATCCCCTTCCGGGTCAGCTCGGGAGAGGCATAGGCGAGGTTGCCGGGCAGGGCATCGTCCTCCGTGGGCTGGCGCCCCGGCAGCGTTGACCAGACGGTCCCAAAGTCGGTGAGCTTCACCTCTCCCCGCCGGCCCACGACCAGGGTGAGGGGCGACACGTTGCGGTGGACCAGCCGCAGCCAGCGGCCGTCCTCACTGGTGAGCTCGTGGGCGTGGTGGAGCGCATCCGCCACCTCGACCCCCAGGTAACAGGCAAAGGCCTCCGACAAGGGATTGCCCGTCAGAACCGAGAGCTCCAGGAGCGAGTCCAGCCGGTGGCCCTCCACGTGTTCCAGGACGAGGTAGGGGTCTCCCGTGGTGCCCTGCACATCGTGCAGCCCGGCGATGCCCGGGTGGTGGAGCCGCGAGGTGACGGCCACTTCCTCCATGAGCCGCCGGTAGTCCTCCTCCCGGCAGTCGCGGCTCAGACGCTTGAGCACGACGTAGTCGCCCGACGTCTTGTCGAAGTGCCGCCGCGCCAGCAGCAGTTCCCCGTGCCAGGTCTGCTCCAAGGGGCGGATGAGTTCGTACGTCGTATGCCCGGACTGCAGCAGCACCGGACCGGCGGACGGGGGGGGGCCCGAGGGCGGGCTCGTCATGGACAGGCTCCTCTCTCCGCGGGGACGGAAGGTGCTCCCGCAGGACAACCCTGAAGGTAAATTTACCGCCACTCTACGTCGAGAGTTGCCTCCAATTGAAAGATCGAGTGGAAAGACGCGGCACACGCGATGGCGTACGCTGCACATCCCAACGGAGTCTGCCGCCCATGAGTCAGAGACAACGGGCCCTGGCCCTCGGTGCCGCCCTCCGGGCCGCGCGCGAGAAGACGGGGCTCTCCCAAGAGGAGGTCGCCACCCGCGTCGAGTTGCACCCGATGACCTACGGGGGCATCGAGCGGGGCCGCCTGCTGCCCAGCGTCTCCACGCTGACGCGGCTGTGCGTCGTGCTGAAGGTCGACCCGGATGACCTGCCCGACCTCCAGGACCTCCAGGATTAGAATCTGCCACCGCACCTGACAGAAACGCTTGTCGTACGAGGGTGCGCTACGCCCTCTCTCAGGTCCACTCCTGAGCAGGGGCCACACTGATGACGATCGACTTGGAGGTGGGCGTGCGGCTCTTCTCGGCGAGGCTGTCGATGGGAACTAGCACGTTGGTCTCGGGGAAGTAGGTCGCTGCGCACCGTCGCGGAATCCGATAGGGCACCACCACGAAACGGTGTGCCACGCGCGTCTCTCCCCGGAAGTGGCTCGTCAGATCGACGCTCTGACCCTCCTCCAGCCCGAGCGACTCGATGTCCTCCGGGTTCATCAACACCACTCGTCTGCCGTTGCGGATGCCCCGATAGCGGTCGTCTAGACCGTATATCGTGGTGTTGTATTGATCGTGGCTCCGCAAGGTCATCATCAGCAGTTGGCCAGGGCCTAGCTCGATGCGCGGCAGCGGGTGCACGGTGAAGTGCGCCTTGCCGCTGGGCGTGGTGAAGCGCCCCTCGCGCGGGCCGTTGGGCAGATAGAAGCCGCCCGGCTCCCGCACCCGCTGGTTGAAGCGCTCGAAGCCCGGAACGACCCGGGAAATGAACTCGCGGATGCGATCGTAATCCTCCACCCCTCCCGCCCAATCCACCCGGCTGCGCGCGCCGAGCGTCGCCCGGGCCAACGAGGCGACGATGTCCGGCTCACTGCGCAGGGTCGTGGCCGCAGGCTCCACCGTGCCCCGCGAGGTGTGCACCACCCCCATCGAGTTCTCTACCGTGACGAACTGCTCTCCTCCCGCCTGGGTGTCGCGCTCGGTCCGCCCCAGGCACGGCAAGATGAGCGCCCGCCGTCCATGAATGAGGTGACCCCGGTTGAGCTTGGTGGACACATGTGCGGTGAGGCGCGTCCGGCGCAGGGCCTCGGCGGTGAACTCGGTGTCTGGTGTCGCCGAGAGGAAGTTGCCTCCCAGGGCAAACAGGACCTTCACCCTCCCCTCGTGCATGGCTCGGATGGTGGCCACCGTGTCCAAGCCGGGGCGCTGCGGCGGCGTGAAACCAAACTCACGCCCCAATGCCTCCAGGAACGCCGCGGAAGGCTTCTCCAGAATGCCCATGGTGCGATCGCCCTGCACATTGCTGTGGCCTCGCACCGGACACAGCCCCGCGCCCGGCCTTCCAATGTTGCCGCGCAGCAACGCCAGATTGACGACCTCTTGGATGTTGGCCACCGCGTTGCGGTGCTGGGTGAGCCCCATCGCCCAACAGAAGATCGTTGCCTCCGAGCGGGCCAGGATCTCCGCGGCGGCGAGGATCTCGTCGCGCGGCACCCCGCTCTGCTCCACCACCTCGTCCCAGGACAGGGCACGCAGGGCCGCTGCATACGCCTCGAACCCCACCGTGCGCTGGGAGATGAACTCCCGGGCCAGCACCCGGCCCGGAAACTTGGCATCCTCTTCCAGCAAAGCCTTGCCCAGCCCCTGAAGGAGGGCCACATCCCCATTGATGCGCACCTGAAGCCACAGCCGGTTGATGGCCGTTCCGGGCCCGAGGAGCTGAAGGGGCTCCTGCGGGTGCTTGAAGCGGTTGAGGCCCGTCTCGGGCAGCGGGTTGATGCTGACGATCTGGCACCCCCGGCGCGCGGCGGCCTGGAGCGAGGTGAGCATCCGTGGGTGGTTGGTCCCCGGGTTCTGCCCGATGACGAAGATGGCCTCGGCCTTGTCGAAGTCCTCCAGCGTCACCGTCCCCTTGCCAATACCAACCGTCTCGACGAGCGCCGCCCCGCTGGACTCATGGCACAGGTCCGCACAGTCCGGCAGGTTGTTGGTCCCGAACTGCCGGACGAAGAGCTGGTAGAGGAACGCCGCCTCGTTGCTGGTGCGCCCGGAGGTGTAGAAGCACGCCTGGTCCGGTGAGTCCAAGGCGTTCAGCTCCTCGGCCACCAGCGCGAACGCCTCCTCCCACGAGAGCGGCTCATAGTGGGTGGCCCCATCGCGCAGCACCATGGGGTGCGTCAACCGTCCCTGCTTGCCCAGCCAGTGGTCTGTCTGCCGCGACAGCTCCTCCACGCTCCACTGACGGAAGAACTCGGGCGTCACCCGCGCCGTTGTGCCCTCCTCCGCCACCGCCTTGGCGCCGTTCTCGCAGAACTCCGTCACGGTGCGGTGGGCGTCCGGGTCTGGCCACGCACAGCCGGGGCAATCAAAGCCATCCTTCTGGTTGACCTTGAGCAGCAATTGGGCACCTCGCACCAGCCCCATCTGCCCGAAGACGTGCTGAAGCGAGGAGACCACCGCGGGCACACCGCCGGCGACTTCCTTGGCGGGCCCGATCTCGGGCGGGTTCTCCTCCAAGGGAGGCTGGGCACTGGGACGAGCCACCGCCAGTTCCTCCGGTGAGCCCCGCTTCGCCGCCTGCCCGCTGCCCTGCTTGTCCGCCATGGCGTCTCCTCCGCGCGAGCCTAGCACCCGGAGCGCGGTCCCCTCACCGGCCCCCCGTTCTTGCCTCCTCGCCGAGCGCCGAGGTGGACACCGCATAAACGGTGGGCACCACGGCACGGACACAATGCGATCGCCCAATCAGGCTCTCGGCGTGGCCCAGGAAAAGGTAACCCGTGGGCGCGAGGTGTCCAAGCAGCCGCTGGACGGTCCGCTGCCGGGAAACGTCGTCGAAGTAGATGAGCACGTTCCGGCAGAACAGCAGATCGAACGGCCCCTCCACCGGATAGAAGGCCGAATGGAGGTTCACCCGCTGGAAACGCACCTGCTCGCGCAGTTCGGGGCCCGCCTTCATCCACCCTTCTTGGGTGCCGGTCCCCCTCAGCATGTAAGCCTTGAGGTACTCCATTGGAATGTCGGCGGCCTTCTCCTGAGGCCACACCGCCTGCCGGGCCTGCGCCAGGATTCGCGTCGACAGGTCCGAGGCCAGAATCTCCAGCCGCCAGCCCTCCCACTCCGGGAGCCGGTGGCTCAGCAACATCGCCAGGGAGAAAGGCTCCTCGCCCGTCGAGCAACCCGCGCTCCACACGCGCACCGTCCGTGTTCCCTGGTCCGTGGCCCCCTGAGCGCGCCACCTCGGAAGGACTTCCTGCTCCAGGAACTCGAAGTGCTTGGGCTCCCGGAAAAAGCTCGTCTCGTGGGTGCAGATGGCATCCAACAGTTGCACCCGCTCCGTGACGTCCCCCTCCACCCGGCGCAGGTATGCCTCGGCGGAAAGGTCTCCCAGCTCTCGCAGCCGACGCGACAGGCGCCCCATCAACAGCGCTCGCTTCGCGGGGCC
Protein-coding sequences here:
- a CDS encoding Glu/Leu/Phe/Val family dehydrogenase, whose amino-acid sequence is MASEENFMRAPARSPKRTVYTEAMEIFDRAADLIGLDKRVRLELEEPDYEHIFYVTTKLKDRLVPLPAQDGKAFSDLPVTQVRNPEGLERLADGKIILNGRALLGSDVAIRRGHLRLPDGGVYQLVPGESQRFKAYRVQHNQARGPYKGGIRYHREVSLDLFKALAAEMTWKTAISEVPFGGGKGGIQIDPRQYGKEELENITLRFMYKLKNLIGPNIDIPAPDVGTNGEIMALMYRQYSDGERERHHLRGIVTGKDVRIGGSEGRAKATGQGVAFCIEDYYADRGESVKGKTFILQGFGNVGSHGAAILSSMGARLLAVNDADGTIFNGDGIDVNALMAYVQDPQNLKRSVLGFPGAQRIEKKDLWDIQADILLPAALGGEITAGIAERLKVKLVAEGANGPTTPEADRVLLKRGIDLIPDIIANAGGVTVSYYEWIQNKRMERWSEAEVDQRLEKAMKRNYRIIRDISRNQPRKTEMHDSRPYCIGKSVDPRCAAMILALKRIEAHYLLEGFSQ
- a CDS encoding PilZ domain-containing protein, producing MKPPCRLSASTPSGRHARVEERRSNLRFDKVFTVYLSTRDGMTRGIGRNISARGMFVETREPMPLGEKLKVTFAGEDGTEMTCLCEVRYQVALAYGRKDGREGNSRGVGLRVVAYETQDDAPLLLVDRERVMH
- a CDS encoding DUF6066 family protein; protein product: MGFGLIPSPPWKARAVIRCLLVLCLLLPAFAHADVDPRFARLRDTAEPLGGLGAFLERYIGECGSLFASSDCRTKADAFRKHYRGKRMYMIVTEEVATMVAPGAYQPNSGNFSIHVTPSFPGGRYTLTEGTPKKTDAEGNPLLPVMTVTGTSPRGWNGGVFSRLFSSKGVRVQVIFTPLDIWSLPHPSGGKTFGVSARIEALLVTEGRTGQELGLWLDGKDAPKKK
- a CDS encoding trypsin-like peptidase domain-containing protein; translation: MRHHVLAPFCLLFFLAFVTSAWAEGGLNPWLQARSREHAVWMAEQEHRAEANSLALWRERPAGKGADIPEFVPPTSLAPLIRAVEASVVRISTLNAQPRSSSAGRSTGSGFVLTPDGLVVTNNHVVARAQSIDVGLSDGREFPAEVVGRDASTDVALLRLRGVGPAPLPAVYLGDSDRLEVGDWVVAIGNPFGLDHSVSHGMISAKERVLGVDVFDDFIQTDALINPGNSGGPLFNMRGEVVGVNTAIMSQGQGIGFAVPINLVKDLLPNLRENGRLERGWLGVDIDDAHAGQVERYLVVRHVYRRSPAAEAGIRSGDQVLAVNGKTIDSYLQLLRKVALLAPGTETKLTLMREGAKQEVSVKLAARPAPETLQALASPGNMDELGLMLKDLSPEVAASTGNTAYSGALVTGVVPRSAAAQAGVTAGDVITEVNRRRVKDVAGVRAILERGEMGPNVLLRVQRGDVQQYLALAP
- a CDS encoding nucleotide exchange factor GrpE, which gives rise to MNGHTQNGKQEQAPAAEPTQPTSADASASPEEAPPRQEATGAAADAERQRLETELEATRRRLDELARAYQTLDKDREEFKQRLSRERERMIDVERGNVAVTLLEAIDELDRCLTMSGPGANSSLGQGVRMIRDGLLAKVQAAGIERIQVVGQMYDPNTAEAADMEITPEPQEDQRVVAEIRAGYRLKDRIIRPARVKVAKYVPPAQA
- a CDS encoding RNA polymerase sigma factor region1.1 domain-containing protein, translated to MENRIGKSYVARKALFAKGLRDGRLTVQEIEKALPSGTLTAAERWLLYYSLRAAQVEIIDEVTGQVDHGFLLEQEAAPSEH